A region of Candidatus Roizmanbacteria bacterium DNA encodes the following proteins:
- the radA gene encoding DNA repair protein RadA, producing the protein MAQYVCTNCGEGAAAWMGRCPSCQEWNTFKELKETTTGRSKKVESFATTAFKDIRALDKNRKPTGLFELDRVLGGGIVRGAVILLTGEPGVGKSTLLLQSLKNLTTLYISGEESAEQVKERADRLEMDVSSFVFSDTLQVESIVKGVEDLAAKPDVIVIDSVQTIYTKNVESPPGSVSQLREASAALIRLAKQSGIPIIIVGHVTKEGDVAGPKTLEHMVDAVLNFEGEKISNFRVLRAQKNRFGSTDEIGIFEMKGDGLSEVNNPLAFVDEDKKLHVPGKALVGIMEGKRPLFFEIQTLASTSFLPMPRRVVKGVDYNKVLLLLAVIEKHLKLNLSKYDIYINVIGGVDVKSPAADLGIVASIISSVKNVPLSGSSIFTGEVGLLGEIRKIYGQEKILNEAKRLKFSQPVSSLTARTVKELYQMIL; encoded by the coding sequence ATGGCACAATACGTTTGTACAAACTGCGGTGAAGGAGCTGCGGCCTGGATGGGACGCTGCCCCTCGTGTCAGGAATGGAATACTTTCAAAGAATTAAAAGAAACCACGACCGGGAGGTCAAAAAAAGTCGAATCATTTGCCACAACAGCCTTCAAAGATATCAGAGCTTTGGATAAAAACCGTAAACCGACAGGACTTTTCGAACTTGATCGGGTACTCGGAGGCGGAATTGTTAGAGGTGCGGTTATTCTTCTGACAGGAGAACCCGGAGTGGGAAAATCGACACTGCTTCTGCAAAGTTTGAAAAATCTCACCACTCTGTATATTTCAGGAGAAGAATCAGCCGAACAGGTAAAAGAACGTGCTGACCGGCTGGAAATGGACGTGTCATCGTTTGTTTTTTCCGATACCCTTCAAGTTGAGTCGATCGTAAAAGGAGTTGAAGATTTAGCAGCCAAACCGGATGTAATCGTAATTGATTCCGTCCAAACTATTTATACAAAAAATGTTGAATCGCCACCTGGAAGTGTTTCTCAGCTTCGTGAGGCAAGCGCTGCACTGATCCGGCTTGCCAAGCAGTCCGGTATTCCGATCATTATTGTCGGGCACGTCACCAAAGAAGGCGATGTTGCCGGCCCCAAGACTCTTGAACACATGGTCGATGCCGTGCTGAACTTTGAAGGAGAAAAAATCTCCAATTTCCGCGTACTTCGAGCACAGAAAAACCGGTTCGGATCGACAGATGAGATCGGAATTTTCGAAATGAAAGGAGACGGATTGTCAGAAGTAAACAATCCGCTGGCATTTGTGGATGAAGATAAGAAACTTCACGTCCCGGGAAAAGCACTCGTGGGTATTATGGAAGGGAAACGTCCTCTCTTTTTTGAGATACAGACTCTTGCATCAACTTCATTTTTGCCGATGCCTCGCCGTGTGGTCAAGGGGGTTGATTACAACAAAGTTCTGCTTCTGCTTGCCGTGATTGAGAAACACCTGAAACTGAATTTAAGCAAATATGACATCTACATAAATGTCATCGGCGGTGTTGATGTGAAATCTCCGGCTGCCGATTTGGGGATTGTGGCTTCCATTATTTCATCTGTGAAGAATGTACCTCTTTCCGGTTCAAGTATTTTCACGGGAGAAGTCGGACTTTTGGGAGAAATCAGAAAAATTTACGGTCAGGAAAAGATTCTAAATGAAGCAAAACGTCTGAAGTTTTCACAACCTGTATCTTCTCTTACTGCCCGGACCGTTAAAGAACTATATCAGATGATTCTTTGA
- a CDS encoding CCA tRNA nucleotidyltransferase — MLHLPEKITDFMKKFRDQNFEIFIVGGTVRGLLMDVPVSDWDFTTNAKPEEIRKMFPHSFYNNTFGTVGIPIEMDDTQHIFEVTTYRKESGYTNARHPDEVTWSDTITDDLARRDFTINAIAYDGAQTVDPYNGQNDIKAKVIRAVGDPDIRFGEDALRLMRAVRQAAQLGFEIEEHTLKSILKNAEKINQISGERIRDEFFKLLVSSHSAEGILLLRSTGILKHILPEVEKNFDVDQKSPERHHIYDVGTHLVESLRNCPSDDVITRFATLIHDIGKAETYRKDPKTEIITFYNHEVVGEKMAAEIADRFKLSKDQKKKLVLLVRHHQFTVTEEQTDKAIRRFIRQIGVENIDDMLALRTGDRLGSGSKETSWRTELFKKRLVEVQNVPFTVHDLKITGHDVMEVLGIKPGPKIGDIMDQIFEEVDDEKIPNEREALLARLRELKNTDQ, encoded by the coding sequence ATGCTACACCTCCCCGAGAAAATCACAGACTTCATGAAGAAATTCCGTGATCAAAATTTTGAAATATTTATTGTCGGGGGAACGGTACGCGGACTTTTGATGGATGTTCCCGTCTCAGACTGGGATTTCACAACAAATGCTAAGCCTGAAGAAATCCGGAAGATGTTCCCGCACAGTTTCTACAATAATACATTCGGAACCGTTGGGATTCCGATAGAAATGGATGATACCCAACACATATTTGAAGTCACAACTTACAGAAAAGAGTCGGGATACACAAACGCACGCCACCCCGACGAAGTGACCTGGTCAGACACTATTACTGATGATTTAGCCCGTCGTGATTTTACTATCAATGCAATCGCATACGACGGAGCACAAACAGTAGATCCTTACAACGGTCAAAACGATATTAAGGCAAAAGTAATTCGTGCAGTCGGTGATCCTGACATCCGGTTCGGAGAAGATGCATTGAGACTTATGAGAGCAGTACGTCAGGCAGCTCAGCTCGGATTTGAGATTGAAGAACATACATTGAAGTCAATACTGAAAAATGCAGAAAAAATAAATCAGATTTCAGGAGAACGTATCCGGGATGAATTTTTCAAACTGCTTGTATCTTCTCACTCCGCAGAAGGGATACTGCTTCTTCGCTCTACGGGAATACTGAAGCATATTCTTCCCGAGGTTGAGAAAAACTTCGATGTTGATCAAAAAAGCCCTGAGAGGCATCACATTTATGACGTGGGAACTCATCTTGTCGAATCACTGCGGAATTGTCCATCGGATGATGTCATAACACGCTTTGCGACACTGATTCACGATATCGGCAAGGCCGAAACATATCGTAAAGATCCGAAAACGGAGATTATCACCTTTTATAATCATGAAGTAGTCGGAGAAAAAATGGCAGCGGAGATTGCGGACCGATTTAAGCTTTCTAAGGATCAAAAGAAAAAACTGGTTCTCCTTGTGCGGCACCATCAATTTACTGTCACGGAAGAGCAGACTGATAAGGCTATCAGAAGATTTATCAGGCAGATCGGAGTTGAGAACATCGATGATATGCTTGCTCTGCGAACCGGAGACCGGCTCGGTTCAGGTTCCAAAGAAACTTCCTGGCGGACAGAACTTTTTAAAAAGCGTCTTGTAGAAGTTCAGAATGTCCCTTTCACAGTACATGACCTGAAAATCACAGGTCATGATGTGATGGAAGTTTTAGGGATCAAACCCGGACCGAAGATCGGAGACATTATGGATCAGATTTTTGAGGAAGTAGATGATGAAAAGATACCAAATGAACGCGAAGCACTTCTTGCTCGCCTGCGGGAACTCAAAAATACAGATCAATAA
- a CDS encoding helix-turn-helix domain-containing protein — protein sequence MITVGKLLRKAREQKNITLKQAEKDTRIRERYLSAIERENWAAFTSRVYITGVIKSYASYLDIDPEKAMAYFRRDYEKKEDVTFKKKLPSLQLLPETKKLLFVILGAVFVFFAVYFGYQFDQYLSPPGVEIVSPKENVFRNVQKITIIGKTEPESTVSIYNEELFPDDHGLFRYEFPLKKGLNTLQIEVTGPNGKKTLHVEEYMLE from the coding sequence ATGATCACCGTCGGGAAACTTCTCAGAAAAGCAAGAGAACAGAAAAACATCACGCTTAAGCAGGCTGAAAAAGACACCCGTATTCGTGAACGATACTTAAGTGCAATAGAACGGGAAAACTGGGCAGCATTCACTTCCCGCGTCTACATCACGGGAGTAATCAAATCATATGCTTCATACCTGGATATTGATCCGGAAAAGGCAATGGCATACTTCCGTCGTGATTATGAAAAGAAAGAAGATGTCACTTTCAAAAAAAAACTTCCCTCGCTGCAGCTCCTTCCCGAGACGAAAAAGCTGCTTTTTGTGATTCTGGGAGCTGTTTTTGTTTTTTTTGCCGTATATTTCGGATATCAGTTTGATCAATATCTTTCTCCTCCGGGAGTTGAGATCGTATCGCCGAAAGAAAACGTTTTTCGAAATGTTCAGAAAATTACCATTATCGGCAAAACCGAGCCTGAGTCAACAGTATCTATCTACAATGAGGAACTGTTTCCAGATGATCACGGGTTATTCAGATATGAATTTCCTTTGAAAAAAGGGCTTAATACGCTTCAGATAGAAGTTACGGGTCCAAACGGTAAAAAAACGCTGCATGTAGAAGAATATATGCTTGAATGA
- a CDS encoding serine hydrolase: MFFFGLFIGVLGFRIYTITEEKSHIFSSILHDPTSGVFTNPILDCEFFQNDEFTSFRKLEYKINDLIEEEEKNENVDRVSVYFRDMNTGAWVGVNEKEAFSPASLLKVPVMMVYYKLAEKDPTLLSKDLEFHSDDFASVSLTQNIVPTETLLENQKYKVSDLISRMIINSDNQSQFLLISQLPQSDMDMVYVDLGITIPGVRSTEDFMTVKEYASFFRILYNATYLTREYSEQALSILSKVEYTSALRAGIPDDIILAHKFGERGYTTEDGRATQQLHDCGIVYYPERPYLLCVMTSGEDLTRLSATIKKVSELVYQEVDSLPAK; encoded by the coding sequence ATGTTTTTTTTCGGCCTGTTTATTGGGGTCTTAGGCTTTAGAATCTACACAATTACTGAAGAAAAATCACACATATTTTCTTCGATTTTACATGATCCGACAAGTGGAGTATTCACGAATCCGATACTTGATTGTGAATTTTTTCAAAATGATGAATTCACGTCGTTTCGTAAACTGGAATACAAAATTAATGATTTAATAGAGGAAGAGGAGAAAAATGAAAACGTTGATAGGGTTTCCGTCTATTTCCGGGATATGAATACCGGTGCGTGGGTGGGAGTGAACGAGAAGGAAGCTTTCTCTCCTGCGAGTCTTCTAAAGGTACCCGTAATGATGGTTTATTATAAACTTGCAGAGAAAGATCCGACTCTTTTATCAAAGGATTTGGAATTTCATTCGGATGACTTTGCATCTGTTAGCCTTACCCAGAATATAGTCCCTACGGAAACCTTATTGGAGAATCAGAAGTATAAAGTATCTGACCTGATTTCACGTATGATCATCAACTCTGATAATCAATCACAATTCCTATTAATCAGTCAGTTACCACAATCTGATATGGATATGGTATATGTAGATTTGGGAATTACTATTCCTGGTGTACGTAGTACCGAAGATTTTATGACGGTGAAGGAGTATGCTTCATTTTTCCGGATTTTGTATAATGCCACTTACCTTACAAGAGAGTATTCAGAGCAGGCGCTAAGTATCCTTTCTAAAGTCGAATATACTAGTGCTCTTCGTGCGGGGATTCCCGACGATATTATTCTTGCTCATAAGTTCGGAGAAAGAGGATACACGACTGAAGACGGAAGAGCGACACAACAACTCCATGATTGCGGAATCGTTTATTATCCAGAGCGTCCGTATTTGCTCTGTGTCATGACAAGCGGCGAAGATCTTACGAGGTTGAGTGCGACAATTAAGAAAGTATCTGAACTTGTATATCAAGAAGTCGATTCTCTGCCTGCAAAATAA
- a CDS encoding DnaJ domain-containing protein, whose amino-acid sequence MKDYYETLGISKNATQKEIKSAYRKLALKWHPDRNKEPDAEKKFKEINQAYGVLSDEKKRQMYDQMGHQAYTSGGARASGGPGGQGPFGGQYYYTNMGGQGFDFDFGGMDPFDIFEQFFGARSPYGSQRQTRSVYQMNLSFDEAVKGVTKSTVINGKEHKIKVPAGVDSGSRIRFSEFDVVVEVKPDPRFKRQGQDIITEQEISFPQATLGDVVTIKTIDDEVKLKIKPGTQSGMTVRLREKGMPYPNSKQRGDHYVVYKIKTPTKLSGKAKKLIEELKSEL is encoded by the coding sequence ATGAAAGATTATTACGAAACTCTTGGTATATCCAAAAACGCTACACAAAAAGAAATAAAATCCGCTTATCGTAAGCTTGCATTGAAGTGGCATCCTGACCGGAATAAAGAACCTGATGCTGAAAAAAAATTCAAAGAGATCAATCAGGCATACGGAGTCCTGTCTGATGAAAAAAAGCGTCAGATGTATGATCAGATGGGTCATCAGGCTTATACTTCAGGCGGAGCCAGGGCATCAGGAGGTCCGGGAGGACAGGGACCGTTCGGTGGTCAGTATTACTATACCAATATGGGAGGTCAGGGATTTGATTTTGATTTCGGCGGAATGGATCCGTTTGATATTTTTGAGCAGTTTTTCGGAGCTCGGTCTCCTTACGGCTCACAGCGACAGACACGATCAGTTTATCAGATGAACTTGAGTTTTGATGAAGCTGTCAAAGGTGTCACAAAGTCGACGGTCATAAACGGGAAAGAACATAAAATCAAAGTTCCCGCAGGTGTCGATTCGGGTTCAAGAATTCGATTTTCGGAGTTTGATGTCGTTGTTGAAGTGAAGCCGGATCCCCGTTTCAAGCGACAGGGTCAGGATATCATAACCGAACAGGAAATCTCATTCCCTCAGGCAACGCTCGGTGATGTTGTCACCATAAAAACAATCGACGATGAAGTGAAACTGAAAATCAAACCAGGGACACAGTCAGGAATGACCGTGCGCCTCCGTGAAAAAGGCATGCCTTATCCCAACTCCAAGCAACGCGGTGATCACTACGTCGTATACAAAATCAAAACTCCGACAAAACTCTCGGGGAAAGCAAAAAAACTTATTGAAGAACTCAAGAGTGAGTTATAA
- the efp gene encoding elongation factor P, with the protein MAVQAGNLKKGEFIMYQGDIWQVQKTEFYSPGKGSALMRTKIKNVSSGKTIDYTFKSNEFVETVEVNSIEMQYLYKDAENAIFMDQQSYNQYEVPLDMVGDIIQFFKEGETMYVYMQDEKPLSVRPPASVTLKITQTDDAARGDTVGNAKKEAEVETGAKVMVPLFIKQGEIITINPETGEYTGRASQ; encoded by the coding sequence ATGGCAGTACAGGCAGGTAATCTTAAAAAAGGCGAGTTTATTATGTATCAGGGCGATATTTGGCAGGTACAGAAGACGGAATTTTATTCTCCCGGCAAAGGTTCGGCTTTGATGAGAACCAAAATAAAGAATGTATCATCGGGAAAAACAATTGACTATACGTTCAAATCAAATGAATTTGTTGAAACCGTCGAGGTCAACAGTATCGAAATGCAGTATCTATATAAAGATGCTGAGAATGCTATTTTTATGGATCAGCAGTCATATAATCAATATGAGGTCCCGCTTGATATGGTCGGGGATATCATTCAGTTTTTTAAAGAAGGCGAAACAATGTATGTATACATGCAGGATGAAAAACCTTTGAGTGTTCGGCCTCCGGCCAGTGTGACGCTCAAAATAACGCAGACTGATGATGCTGCCCGAGGTGATACAGTCGGTAATGCGAAAAAAGAGGCAGAGGTTGAAACAGGTGCAAAAGTGATGGTTCCCCTCTTTATCAAACAGGGAGAGATTATCACTATCAATCCTGAAACGGGCGAGTATACCGGCCGCGCATCTCAGTGA
- the dnaK gene encoding molecular chaperone DnaK: protein MSKTIGIDLGTTNSAVAVMEAGKPKIIYSQEGRNVIPSVVDPTKRIVGDVAKRQLVLNPTKTIYSIKRLMGRRIDDKAVKKEQDFLPYKIVEGAEGRVAVEVEGKKYTPEEVSAMILKKIKEDAEAYLGEKVEKAVITVPAYFDDSQRQATKQAGQIAGLEVERILNEPTAAALAYGLEKSHAHTIAVYDLGGGTFDITILELGDGVFEVKATNGDTHLGGDDFDQALINYIADEFKKEHGVDLRKDTQALQRLKEAAEKAKIELSSSQEAEINLPYVTVQDNQPLHLVQKITRAKFESLVDELIQQSFGPVRDALKDAGIEAKDVNEVIMVGGMTRMPKIIEEVKKFFGKDPNRSVNPDEVVAIGAAIQAGILTGEAKDVVLLDVTPLTLGVETLGGVMTPLIERNTTVPTSKSEVFSTAQDNQTQTQIHVLQGERPMARDNKSLGTFTLDGIPPAPRGVPQIEVTFDLDANGLLTVTAKDKATGKSQSITIKGGTGLSEEEIEKMKKAAEEHAEEDKKAKEKVEARNKAEHLIYTAEKAVKDAGDKLDAKIKDQVETQVKELKDLVAKEESSAEEIDKKAEELSTSLQQIGQAAYQSQSQEAGTSEKKDESKKDDEKKGDVEEGEVVE from the coding sequence ATGTCAAAAACAATCGGAATAGATTTAGGAACAACAAACTCAGCGGTTGCCGTCATGGAGGCAGGCAAACCGAAAATTATTTATTCTCAGGAAGGTCGTAACGTCATTCCTTCAGTTGTAGATCCGACTAAACGAATCGTCGGAGACGTGGCAAAACGACAGCTTGTACTCAACCCGACAAAAACCATTTATTCAATTAAACGATTGATGGGTCGCAGAATTGACGATAAGGCTGTTAAAAAAGAGCAGGATTTTCTTCCGTATAAAATCGTGGAAGGAGCTGAGGGGCGTGTTGCTGTGGAAGTGGAAGGGAAAAAATATACACCTGAAGAAGTGTCAGCCATGATTTTGAAGAAAATCAAAGAAGATGCTGAGGCGTATCTCGGAGAAAAAGTGGAGAAAGCCGTAATTACCGTTCCCGCATATTTTGATGATTCTCAAAGACAGGCAACGAAACAGGCAGGACAGATCGCAGGACTGGAAGTCGAGCGTATTCTGAATGAGCCGACTGCAGCGGCACTTGCTTACGGATTGGAAAAATCTCACGCACATACAATTGCTGTTTATGATTTGGGTGGCGGTACGTTTGATATCACTATCCTAGAGCTTGGTGACGGTGTATTTGAGGTAAAAGCTACAAACGGAGATACTCATCTCGGCGGTGACGATTTTGATCAGGCGCTTATCAACTACATTGCTGATGAATTCAAGAAAGAACATGGTGTAGACCTTCGTAAAGATACCCAAGCATTGCAGAGATTAAAAGAAGCAGCAGAAAAGGCTAAGATTGAGCTTTCCTCATCACAGGAAGCGGAGATAAACCTTCCTTACGTTACGGTACAGGACAATCAGCCGCTGCATCTTGTCCAGAAGATCACCCGTGCAAAGTTTGAATCGCTTGTAGATGAACTGATCCAGCAAAGTTTTGGACCGGTGCGTGATGCATTAAAAGATGCAGGCATCGAAGCAAAAGACGTCAATGAAGTTATCATGGTCGGAGGTATGACCCGAATGCCGAAAATTATTGAGGAAGTCAAAAAGTTTTTCGGAAAAGATCCCAACAGATCAGTCAATCCTGATGAAGTCGTCGCAATCGGCGCCGCAATTCAGGCAGGAATTCTGACAGGAGAGGCAAAAGATGTTGTCCTTCTTGATGTGACTCCCCTTACTCTCGGTGTTGAAACATTGGGAGGAGTGATGACGCCTCTTATTGAACGGAATACCACGGTCCCGACTTCAAAATCGGAAGTATTCTCAACCGCACAGGACAATCAAACCCAGACGCAGATTCACGTGCTCCAGGGCGAACGCCCGATGGCACGGGACAATAAATCTCTCGGTACATTTACTTTGGACGGTATTCCGCCGGCCCCGCGGGGAGTGCCGCAGATAGAAGTTACGTTTGATCTTGATGCGAACGGCCTTTTGACGGTCACCGCAAAAGATAAAGCAACCGGGAAATCTCAAAGTATTACCATTAAAGGCGGTACCGGACTTTCCGAAGAAGAAATTGAAAAGATGAAGAAAGCGGCTGAAGAACATGCTGAGGAAGATAAAAAGGCAAAAGAAAAAGTTGAGGCAAGAAACAAGGCCGAACATCTGATTTACACTGCAGAAAAAGCCGTGAAAGATGCCGGTGACAAACTTGACGCAAAAATCAAAGATCAGGTTGAAACACAGGTCAAAGAACTGAAAGATCTTGTTGCGAAAGAAGAGTCTTCTGCAGAAGAGATCGACAAAAAGGCGGAAGAACTTTCGACTTCTCTGCAGCAGATCGGTCAGGCAGCATATCAAAGTCAGTCTCAGGAGGCCGGTACATCAGAAAAAAAAGATGAAAGCAAGAAAGATGACGAAAAGAAAGGTGATGTTGAAGAGGGAGAAGTGGTAGAATAA
- a CDS encoding nucleotide exchange factor GrpE, which translates to MSKKQKQEKHPVQEESVQDEQTQNDELSQEVEQYKNLYLRALADYKNLEHRMNQERQRMRVSLKKDIIYTLLPVLDNLNQAEVFNQDPGLKMISGSFKKALEELGVKELDLMGTEYNPETAEVVDVIEGKEDNIVIDILQKAYQLDGQIIRPGKVRVSKKS; encoded by the coding sequence ATGTCAAAAAAACAGAAACAGGAGAAGCATCCCGTTCAGGAAGAATCAGTACAGGATGAACAAACGCAAAACGATGAACTGAGCCAGGAAGTTGAACAGTACAAAAATTTATATTTACGTGCGCTTGCGGATTACAAAAATCTGGAGCATCGGATGAATCAGGAGAGGCAGAGGATGAGGGTATCACTCAAAAAAGATATCATTTATACACTTCTTCCCGTTCTTGACAACCTGAATCAGGCGGAAGTGTTCAATCAGGATCCCGGACTGAAGATGATAAGCGGCTCATTCAAAAAGGCACTTGAAGAGTTGGGTGTGAAAGAGCTGGATCTTATGGGAACTGAATATAACCCTGAAACGGCAGAAGTTGTAGATGTGATAGAAGGAAAAGAAGATAATATCGTGATTGATATCTTACAGAAAGCATATCAACTGGACGGACAGATCATAAGACCGGGCAAAGTACGGGTCAGTAAAAAATCATAA
- a CDS encoding deoxyribonuclease IV, translating to MKQRIGAHQSTSGGYHKALESINTKGGNCLQIFSSSPFTWSPAQVDKKTTEKFTALKNELKIRPVYFHALYLVNLADPGITGQKSVAALTHELELAARLEVVGSIVHTGSFKNKDKTVSCRDEQYYPTLLKNIKKVLSETPDNTLLILENAGNRKIGQTIDQLAEIVEDVNDPRVRICLDTCHLHAAGYDLVSMEQFESFLDDFEKKIGLNKLEVIHMNDSRDKLNDLRDRHENIGEGFVGRDVFKNFLNHPKTCHIPFIIETPGFDSKGPDKENIDILKSLITQ from the coding sequence ATGAAACAGCGAATCGGTGCACATCAGTCAACATCAGGAGGTTATCATAAGGCGCTTGAGAGCATTAATACCAAAGGAGGGAATTGTCTTCAAATATTTTCCAGTTCTCCTTTCACGTGGAGTCCGGCTCAGGTTGACAAAAAAACAACTGAGAAGTTCACCGCACTGAAAAACGAGCTTAAGATACGTCCTGTATACTTTCATGCTTTATATCTGGTCAATCTTGCTGATCCCGGCATCACCGGACAAAAATCAGTTGCAGCTCTTACTCATGAACTTGAGCTTGCTGCACGCCTTGAAGTTGTGGGAAGCATCGTGCACACGGGATCTTTTAAGAATAAAGATAAAACCGTTAGCTGCCGGGATGAACAATACTACCCGACTCTCCTAAAAAACATTAAAAAAGTCCTGTCTGAAACTCCTGATAATACCCTACTTATTTTGGAGAATGCCGGCAACAGAAAAATCGGACAAACAATTGATCAGCTTGCAGAAATAGTTGAAGATGTCAATGACCCTCGTGTAAGAATCTGTCTTGATACCTGTCATCTCCATGCAGCAGGATATGATCTCGTGAGCATGGAACAGTTTGAATCTTTCCTTGACGATTTTGAAAAAAAGATCGGGCTCAATAAACTTGAAGTCATCCACATGAATGACAGCCGTGATAAGCTCAATGACCTGCGTGACCGTCATGAAAATATTGGGGAAGGATTTGTCGGACGTGATGTTTTTAAGAATTTTCTGAATCACCCGAAAACCTGTCATATCCCATTTATTATTGAGACACCTGGCTTTGACAGTAAGGGGCCTGATAAAGAAAATATTGACATCCTCAAGAGTTTGATAACGCAATGA
- the nusA gene encoding transcription termination factor NusA: MVIVKSEFALALNQVASERGISVDDVIESMEAAIMAAFRKEHPEFFSDDPEEDNGISVKIDINTGETHIMREEEDITPPGFGRIAAQTARQVIIQKIREAEKKTVISHYQDQVGTIIRGRVIRRDMSNVYIDLGKAEGVLPREEQIRNETYIVNNRYVFYLKEIGTSKAGYSRIVLSRTAPELISELFKREVPEINSGTVEIKSVVREPGERAKIAVFSSQSGVDPVGACVGQKGVRVQTVTDELNGKEKIDIIQWNEDNKVFIISALSPAQVISVEIDEKEHRAKVTVNEEQAPLAIGKGGVNVNLAARLTGYDIDIVQIPSEKDEKKAEAAEEKQPEASESVESEQGEEATAEQSAETEAAKTEHSEETEEADASEEKSKK, translated from the coding sequence ATGGTAATAGTAAAAAGTGAATTTGCATTAGCATTAAACCAAGTCGCTTCTGAGCGCGGAATAAGTGTTGACGATGTTATCGAGTCAATGGAAGCAGCCATTATGGCCGCATTCCGCAAGGAACATCCTGAGTTTTTTTCGGATGATCCTGAAGAAGACAACGGTATATCAGTAAAAATCGATATTAATACGGGTGAGACCCATATCATGCGTGAAGAAGAAGATATTACCCCTCCGGGATTCGGAAGAATCGCCGCCCAAACTGCCCGTCAGGTGATTATTCAAAAAATCCGTGAAGCTGAAAAGAAAACAGTCATTTCTCATTATCAGGATCAGGTCGGTACTATAATCCGCGGTCGTGTAATCCGACGTGATATGAGCAATGTTTATATAGATCTCGGTAAGGCCGAAGGAGTTCTGCCGCGGGAAGAACAAATCCGCAACGAAACATATATTGTCAACAACCGATATGTCTTTTATCTGAAAGAAATCGGCACTTCAAAAGCAGGATATTCACGAATTGTCCTTTCAAGAACAGCCCCGGAACTTATTTCCGAACTGTTCAAAAGAGAAGTTCCGGAAATAAACAGCGGCACAGTAGAAATAAAAAGTGTTGTCCGGGAACCGGGTGAACGCGCAAAGATTGCCGTATTCAGCAGTCAGAGCGGTGTCGATCCGGTCGGTGCATGTGTCGGACAAAAAGGAGTACGGGTGCAGACAGTCACTGATGAACTCAACGGGAAAGAAAAAATTGATATTATTCAGTGGAATGAAGATAATAAAGTTTTCATTATCAGCGCCTTATCTCCTGCACAAGTTATCTCAGTCGAAATTGATGAAAAGGAACATCGTGCTAAGGTCACCGTAAATGAAGAACAGGCCCCTCTTGCTATCGGAAAAGGAGGCGTCAACGTAAATCTGGCAGCACGCCTTACGGGTTATGATATTGACATAGTACAAATACCGTCAGAAAAGGACGAAAAGAAAGCCGAAGCAGCTGAAGAAAAACAGCCGGAAGCTTCTGAAAGTGTAGAATCAGAACAGGGAGAGGAAGCAACTGCAGAGCAGTCCGCAGAAACGGAAGCTGCAAAAACGGAACATTCTGAAGAAACTGAAGAAGCTGATGCATCCGAAGAGAAAAGTAAAAAATAA
- a CDS encoding MBL fold metallo-hydrolase, translated as MKIQSFSLGQMQANCYLLEEEGKALLIDPADSADFILEQIQRQNLELIGIIATHGHFDHVMAVGEIQMSYPHLSLHINKKDTFLLERLPETARHFLGFDPTVVPVRLTADLPEGAFNIDDFSFEVIHTPGHTPGSICLYFQNQGLLFSGDTLFQNSIGRYDFSYSDKDELKKSLKKILKLPVETRIFPGHGEETLVDYEKGIIDLYF; from the coding sequence ATGAAAATCCAATCCTTCTCTCTCGGGCAGATGCAGGCGAATTGTTACCTTCTTGAAGAAGAGGGGAAAGCACTTCTTATCGACCCTGCCGATTCCGCCGATTTTATTCTTGAACAAATACAAAGGCAAAATCTTGAACTTATCGGAATCATTGCCACACACGGGCATTTTGATCATGTTATGGCAGTGGGGGAAATACAGATGTCGTATCCACATCTGTCACTTCACATAAACAAAAAAGACACATTCCTTCTTGAACGGCTTCCGGAAACAGCCAGGCATTTTTTAGGATTTGATCCGACAGTTGTTCCTGTCAGGCTTACTGCTGATCTTCCTGAGGGAGCATTTAATATCGATGATTTCAGTTTTGAGGTGATACACACCCCGGGTCATACGCCCGGGAGTATCTGTCTGTACTTCCAAAATCAGGGATTGTTGTTTAGCGGTGATACTTTGTTTCAAAACAGTATCGGGAGATATGACTTTTCATATAGTGACAAAGATGAACTGAAAAAATCACTTAAAAAAATACTGAAGCTACCCGTAGAAACAAGAATATTTCCGGGGCATGGGGAAGAAACACTCGTGGATTATGAAAAAGGAATTATTGATCTGTATTTTTGA